A section of the Pseudomonas fluorescens genome encodes:
- a CDS encoding sigma-70 family RNA polymerase sigma factor — protein MPSTPATSPTDLATLYQQQHRWLQHWLWRRLNCSQSAADLAQDTFLRLLAKNQPLEVQAPRSFLVKVAQSVLSNHFRRQKLEKAYLQALALLPEEVAPSAETQWLLLETLMALDEVLSRLALPVRQAFLWSQLEGLSHGEIAERLGTSITTVKRYIVKAGAQCIVLDSQRP, from the coding sequence ATGCCCTCGACCCCTGCGACAAGCCCTACTGACCTGGCCACCCTGTATCAGCAACAACACCGCTGGCTGCAGCACTGGCTATGGCGTCGTCTGAACTGCTCGCAGAGCGCCGCTGACCTGGCCCAGGACACGTTCCTGCGCCTGCTTGCCAAGAATCAACCCCTTGAAGTCCAGGCTCCCCGCAGCTTTCTGGTCAAAGTCGCACAGAGCGTGCTGTCCAATCACTTTCGTCGGCAAAAGCTGGAAAAGGCCTACCTGCAAGCCTTGGCGCTGCTACCGGAAGAAGTGGCGCCCAGCGCCGAGACACAGTGGCTACTCCTGGAAACCCTGATGGCCCTCGATGAAGTGCTCAGCCGCCTGGCATTGCCGGTGCGCCAGGCTTTCCTCTGGTCCCAGCTCGAGGGCTTGAGCCACGGCGAAATTGCCGAGCGCCTGGGCACCAGCATCACTACCGTCAAGCGCTACATCGTCAAGGCCGGTGCCCAGTGCATTGTGCTCGACAGCCAGCGCCCATGA
- a CDS encoding FecR domain-containing protein yields the protein MKPSPLTLEAAEQAMHWQLELQAPDVTEQTRAQCQAWRQQDPLNEQAWQHSQRFFQRMHEVRHPAHQALVSATLLPAISRRRVLKNLALLLATGSMAWSARDSGLLQPWTSDFNTTVGEQWRIDLADNTEIQLNTDTAVDVNYSPDRRQIHLLRGEILVVPSPLDARPLWVKTAEGLTHATGGRFSVRQRDGFTQLGADQQPLVAQIPSHKLSLRPGEIISFDQQTLLARRPQRAGELAWSRGMIVAEGLRLEDFLSELSRYRRGHLDCDPSLRELRVSGTYPLADTDRILAALQQTLKLDVQHFTRFWVTLKPRRAQV from the coding sequence ATGAAGCCGTCACCCCTGACCCTGGAAGCCGCCGAGCAAGCCATGCATTGGCAGTTGGAGTTGCAGGCGCCGGACGTCACGGAACAGACCCGCGCGCAGTGCCAGGCCTGGCGTCAGCAAGACCCGCTGAACGAGCAGGCATGGCAGCATTCCCAGCGATTTTTCCAACGTATGCATGAGGTGCGCCATCCGGCGCACCAAGCCCTGGTCAGCGCGACCTTGTTGCCGGCGATATCCCGGCGTCGGGTCCTGAAGAACCTGGCCCTGTTGCTGGCCACCGGCAGCATGGCGTGGAGCGCCCGGGATAGCGGACTGTTGCAACCCTGGACCAGCGATTTCAACACCACGGTGGGTGAGCAATGGCGTATCGATCTGGCAGACAACACCGAGATCCAGCTCAACACCGACACCGCCGTGGATGTGAACTACAGCCCCGACCGGCGTCAGATCCATCTGTTGCGCGGGGAAATCCTGGTGGTGCCCAGCCCGTTGGACGCCCGCCCGCTGTGGGTGAAAACCGCCGAGGGCCTGACCCATGCCACGGGTGGGCGCTTCAGCGTGCGCCAGCGCGATGGTTTTACCCAGTTGGGGGCTGACCAGCAGCCACTGGTGGCGCAGATTCCATCGCACAAGCTGAGCCTGCGCCCCGGCGAAATCATCAGCTTTGACCAGCAGACACTGCTGGCGCGGCGCCCCCAGCGCGCCGGCGAACTGGCCTGGAGTCGCGGCATGATTGTCGCCGAGGGCCTGCGTCTGGAAGATTTCCTCAGTGAGTTGAGTCGCTACCGGCGCGGGCACCTGGACTGTGACCCGAGCTTGCGCGAGCTGCGGGTGTCCGGCACTTATCCGCTGGCCGACACCGACCGCATTCTTGCGGCGCTGCAACAGACCCTCAAGCTGGATGTGCAGCATTTCACGCGGTTCTGGGTCACGCTCAAGCCGCGTCGCGCGCAGGTATGA
- a CDS encoding TonB-dependent siderophore receptor, protein MHPQRTIRATLKKTLAVAVVRGIARFGVAAPLLLAPTWAVAAPQQAFDIAPGSLASALNQFGQATHILLSYPAALTQGQTSPGLQGRYDLDTGLAILLSNSSLQAVRDSGGNYSLEPRPTGGALQLGTVSISGKAPGSTTEGTGSYTTQSSSSSTRLNLTPRETPQSLTVMTRQRLDDQRLTNLSDTLDATPGIIVLRDGLGSESDGYFSRGFQIQNFEIDGVPTVTRMDNYTQSMAMYDRVEVVRGATGLISGMGNPSATINLIRKRPTAEARASVTAAAGNWDRYGSGLDVSGPLTETGHVRGRLVADYKTEHAWIDRYKQQTQLLYGITEVDLTEDTLLTLGFSSLRTDVDAPARSGLPTRFTDGSRSNLSRSLNTAPAWSYNDHEQTSFFTAIEQKFDSGWSAKAEFTHSQNKFDEVFNYVNGSLNSDGSGTTQLPVRFSGTPRQDNLDLYATGPFDLMGREHELIAGVTLSKYKENVPSHGGWNYTYSGSPAGAIDNLFSWDGHSAKPDFPVTGKSSVDESQYAAYLSTRLRMTDDLSVILGSRVIDWKRETADSPYGAIATRTRESETGVYIPYAGVVYDLTENWSAYASYTKIFNPQASWVRDINNKALEPMEGKGYELGLKGSFFDEQLNTSLALFKLEQDNLAIWIDTPGGNTYRNEKGTTTEGVELELNGELAEGWQASAGYAYALSTDADDKRIVTTLPRQSLKTFTTYRLPGVLNKLTVGGGVNWQSKVGEDLHTFSQGSYAITNLLLRYEVTPQLSTSVNLNNLFDREYFSYAGNHGMYGAPRNLMTSIKYDF, encoded by the coding sequence ATGCACCCGCAACGTACCATTCGGGCAACACTGAAAAAAACACTGGCCGTGGCCGTCGTCCGTGGCATCGCCCGCTTCGGTGTGGCCGCACCGTTGTTGCTGGCGCCGACCTGGGCGGTGGCCGCTCCGCAGCAGGCGTTCGATATTGCCCCAGGCTCACTGGCGAGTGCGTTGAACCAGTTTGGCCAGGCCACGCATATCCTGCTGTCCTATCCGGCGGCGCTCACACAAGGGCAGACCAGCCCAGGCCTGCAAGGGCGGTATGACCTCGACACCGGCCTGGCAATCCTGCTGAGCAACAGCTCGCTGCAAGCCGTGCGCGACAGTGGCGGCAACTACTCCCTGGAACCTCGCCCTACTGGCGGCGCGTTGCAACTGGGCACCGTATCGATTTCCGGCAAGGCGCCTGGGTCGACCACCGAAGGCACCGGCTCCTACACCACCCAGTCTTCCAGCAGCTCCACTCGCCTGAACCTGACCCCCAGGGAAACCCCGCAATCTCTGACGGTGATGACCCGCCAGCGCCTCGACGACCAGCGCCTGACCAATCTGTCCGATACCCTGGACGCTACCCCCGGGATCATCGTGTTACGGGATGGCCTGGGTTCGGAAAGCGATGGCTATTTCTCCCGTGGTTTCCAGATCCAGAACTTTGAAATCGACGGCGTGCCCACCGTCACGCGCATGGACAACTACACCCAGAGCATGGCGATGTACGACCGGGTGGAAGTGGTGCGCGGCGCCACCGGCTTGATCAGCGGCATGGGCAACCCCTCGGCCACCATCAACTTGATCCGCAAGCGCCCGACGGCCGAAGCGCGGGCTAGCGTCACCGCCGCCGCAGGCAACTGGGACCGTTACGGCAGTGGTCTCGACGTGTCCGGTCCGCTGACCGAAACCGGCCATGTGCGCGGGCGCCTGGTGGCCGACTACAAGACCGAACATGCCTGGATCGACCGCTATAAGCAGCAGACCCAGCTGCTATACGGCATCACTGAGGTCGACCTGACCGAAGATACCTTGCTGACCCTGGGCTTCAGCTCCCTGCGTACCGACGTCGACGCCCCGGCGCGTTCCGGCTTGCCTACACGCTTTACCGATGGTTCGCGCAGCAACCTCAGCCGCTCCCTGAACACTGCGCCGGCCTGGTCCTATAACGACCATGAGCAGACCAGCTTCTTTACCGCCATCGAGCAGAAGTTCGACAGCGGCTGGAGCGCCAAGGCCGAGTTCACTCATTCGCAAAACAAGTTCGATGAGGTATTCAACTACGTCAACGGCAGCCTCAACAGCGATGGCAGCGGTACCACGCAGTTGCCGGTGCGTTTCTCTGGCACGCCGCGCCAGGACAATCTCGACCTGTACGCCACCGGCCCGTTTGACCTGATGGGGCGCGAGCACGAGTTGATCGCTGGCGTGACCCTGTCCAAGTACAAGGAAAACGTGCCCAGCCATGGCGGCTGGAACTACACGTATTCCGGCTCACCGGCGGGCGCCATCGACAACCTGTTCAGCTGGGATGGGCACTCGGCCAAGCCGGACTTCCCAGTGACCGGCAAATCCTCGGTGGATGAAAGCCAGTACGCCGCCTACCTCAGCACGCGCCTGCGGATGACCGACGACCTGAGCGTGATCCTTGGCAGCCGGGTCATCGACTGGAAGCGCGAAACCGCAGACAGCCCCTACGGCGCGATTGCCACCCGCACCCGCGAGTCGGAAACCGGCGTGTACATTCCCTATGCCGGCGTGGTCTACGACCTGACCGAAAACTGGTCGGCGTACGCCAGCTACACCAAGATCTTCAATCCCCAGGCCAGTTGGGTACGCGATATCAACAACAAGGCCCTGGAGCCCATGGAAGGCAAGGGCTACGAGTTGGGCCTCAAGGGCAGTTTCTTCGACGAGCAGTTGAACACCAGTCTGGCGTTGTTCAAGCTGGAACAGGATAACCTGGCGATCTGGATCGACACCCCGGGTGGCAACACCTACCGCAACGAGAAGGGCACCACCACCGAGGGGGTCGAGCTGGAACTCAACGGTGAACTGGCCGAAGGCTGGCAAGCGTCGGCGGGTTACGCTTATGCGCTCAGCACTGATGCCGATGACAAACGCATCGTCACCACCTTGCCGCGCCAGAGCCTGAAGACCTTTACCACCTACCGCCTGCCGGGGGTGTTGAACAAGCTGACCGTGGGTGGCGGGGTGAACTGGCAGAGCAAGGTCGGTGAGGACCTGCACACCTTCAGCCAGGGCAGCTACGCCATTACCAACCTGCTGCTGCGCTATGAGGTGACACCGCAGTTGAGTACCTCGGTCAACCTCAACAACCTGTTCGACCGCGAGTACTTCAGCTATGCCGGCAACCACGGGATGTATGGCGCGCCGCGCAACCTGATGACCAGCATCAAGTACGACTTCTAG
- a CDS encoding lipid II flippase MurJ, producing the protein MFGSTLWLTLATLAGLVAGFAREWLLVAAWGAGSRSDGFLVAVFLPEALRMTLAAGLLAAAALPLYQQRDAQRQQAWLASLSPRLLGVGLALFALLALGAPLWVRLIGPGLDAAAHDQAAANLRWLAACAPGLVMHGLFSIPLQARQRFVLPGLGSLLFNLPPVLYLFIRGTASDSAELAMCFFAGSVLMCLPLLAPVWSFGWRPWQVKGDALAGRELLGRIGPLLASNVASQGLALLERLIASYLGEGAVTWVNLARKLINLPLIALMSLNQVLLGMMSGEQGQQRLALLRRGLDAATLLSLPAALGLIGASPVLIHLLMPAQSADGPLPALLAWFATPLVFGAWNAMLARYAYASGDTRLPLKCELLGSLVNAGLLVLLPYVFGLPGIALAALGGVIVTNLLLMQRQQLLGQLGWPLQWGLSVVLLGVSALVLHPLHNDGWQLGLTTLAGIVVLAGLGLWFKPWKA; encoded by the coding sequence ATGTTTGGCAGCACCCTGTGGCTGACCCTGGCGACCCTTGCCGGGCTGGTGGCCGGCTTTGCCCGCGAATGGCTGCTGGTCGCGGCCTGGGGTGCGGGCAGCCGCAGCGACGGGTTCCTGGTGGCGGTATTTTTGCCCGAAGCGCTGCGCATGACCCTGGCCGCCGGGCTGCTTGCCGCCGCTGCCCTGCCCCTCTATCAACAACGTGATGCGCAGCGCCAGCAGGCCTGGCTGGCCAGCCTGTCGCCGCGCCTGCTCGGCGTGGGTCTGGCGCTGTTCGCCCTGCTGGCCCTCGGCGCGCCCTTGTGGGTACGGCTGATCGGCCCGGGGCTGGACGCCGCCGCCCACGACCAGGCTGCCGCCAACCTGCGCTGGCTGGCCGCCTGTGCGCCGGGGCTGGTGATGCACGGCCTGTTCAGCATTCCGTTGCAGGCGCGCCAGCGCTTTGTGCTGCCGGGGCTGGGTTCGTTGCTGTTCAACCTGCCGCCGGTGCTGTACCTGTTTATCCGTGGCACGGCCAGCGACAGCGCCGAGCTGGCGATGTGTTTTTTTGCCGGCAGCGTGTTGATGTGTCTGCCGCTGCTGGCGCCGGTCTGGTCGTTCGGCTGGCGCCCCTGGCAAGTCAAGGGCGATGCCCTGGCCGGCCGCGAACTGCTGGGGCGTATCGGTCCGCTGTTGGCGAGCAACGTCGCCAGCCAGGGCCTGGCCTTGCTCGAACGGTTGATCGCCAGCTACCTGGGCGAAGGCGCGGTGACCTGGGTCAACCTGGCGCGCAAGCTGATCAACCTGCCGCTGATTGCCCTGATGAGCCTCAACCAGGTGCTGCTGGGGATGATGAGCGGCGAACAGGGCCAACAACGCCTGGCGCTGCTGCGCCGAGGCCTGGACGCCGCGACTCTGCTGAGTCTGCCTGCAGCCCTCGGCCTGATTGGCGCCAGCCCGGTGCTGATTCACCTGCTGATGCCCGCACAAAGCGCCGACGGCCCGCTGCCCGCCCTCCTCGCCTGGTTCGCCACACCACTGGTGTTCGGCGCGTGGAACGCCATGCTCGCCCGCTATGCCTACGCCAGCGGCGACACGCGCCTGCCACTCAAGTGCGAACTGCTGGGCAGCCTGGTCAATGCCGGCCTGCTGGTATTGCTGCCGTACGTGTTCGGCCTGCCGGGCATTGCCTTGGCGGCCTTGGGAGGGGTGATCGTCACCAACCTGCTGCTGATGCAACGCCAACAGCTGCTCGGGCAACTGGGCTGGCCGTTGCAGTGGGGGCTGAGTGTGGTGTTGCTGGGAGTCTCCGCGCTCGTACTGCACCCGCTGCATAACGATGGCTGGCAGTTGGGGCTGACTACCTTGGCGGGCATCGTGGTGTTGGCAGGGCTGGGGCTGTGGTTCAAGCCTTGGAAGGCCTGA
- a CDS encoding acyltransferase, translating to MKHRTIHSTDLRDRLPALASELGVSLQDLQEGLDWCLANEVVFEEGEGENKRFWMTSFDVEPTLEQPVARRLFHRMKQDVPAQFLPIYGKNWATLKDRWRSAWDMAYNILINKIPSHHIRIGWLRLGGAKIGKGSSLWRNTEVLGIHNLRVGDDTVIGWHCQVDARSGLIIGNHVAIASHVLIIAGSHDLQAPEFWSISGAIYIDDYVWIGSRALIGFGTHLCEGSVVSANTVVAKTVAPYKIVGGTGAKVMGERARGLNYKVGGKGLFTLFH from the coding sequence ATGAAACATCGCACTATTCACTCTACCGACCTGCGTGACCGTCTGCCCGCCCTGGCCAGCGAGCTGGGGGTCAGCCTGCAAGACCTGCAAGAAGGCCTGGACTGGTGCCTGGCCAACGAGGTGGTTTTTGAAGAGGGCGAAGGCGAGAACAAACGCTTCTGGATGACCTCCTTTGACGTGGAGCCGACCCTTGAACAGCCGGTGGCACGCCGCTTGTTCCATCGCATGAAACAGGATGTCCCGGCCCAGTTCCTGCCGATCTATGGCAAGAACTGGGCAACCCTCAAGGATCGCTGGCGCAGCGCCTGGGACATGGCCTACAACATCCTCATCAACAAGATCCCCAGCCACCACATTCGCATAGGCTGGCTGCGCCTGGGCGGCGCGAAGATCGGCAAGGGTTCCAGCCTGTGGCGCAACACTGAGGTGCTGGGCATCCACAACCTGAGAGTCGGCGACGACACCGTGATCGGCTGGCATTGCCAGGTGGATGCGCGCTCCGGCCTGATCATCGGCAACCATGTGGCGATTGCCTCCCATGTGCTGATCATCGCCGGCAGCCATGACTTGCAGGCGCCGGAGTTCTGGTCGATTTCCGGGGCGATTTACATCGACGACTACGTGTGGATCGGCAGCCGTGCGCTGATCGGTTTCGGTACCCATCTGTGCGAAGGCTCGGTGGTGAGCGCCAATACCGTGGTGGCCAAAACCGTCGCACCGTACAAAATTGTCGGCGGCACCGGGGCCAAAGTCATGGGCGAACGTGCTCGCGGGCTGAACTACAAGGTGGGTGGCAAGGGCCTGTTCACCCTGTTCCACTGA
- a CDS encoding O-antigen ligase family protein: protein MLPGKLVSLLLGLVFGGLLLALPPMKVFMIVVGLGVALTLIRKPLWGLLIFAVLATSIPYTTLQLGIRTTISEAVLGLTWAGVFWQSFIGKTRGFMVWRPTERALMWLMLFSTIPFIWGMIIIHAEGNGPVNWVRWLMNLSLLFIVPLLLRTDADRDKVVVALLLGNLAMLSLSIFMFLKTRNAMSMIDILTDLKYAHPEAVKDIFSANYKRMASPWVHPNLTGGVLVLFIPLALFYGWTRTGWRRALGLAVAVLGCAGLLLSISRGAIVALALILIWLTYKRVPHSGRIIGIGVAFVIALVMFYPPLQDRLMTMFSTSNASTEIRFDEYARFPDAMSRYPLGIGFKIDPPVPGTNLLGISNLWLNFIYKVGLPGMLLFIAVTVLWWREVRPLGSVRKVTADNALWLGSVCGVLAALLTGIFDHYFSFTFVLIALFWLLMGISLQQVRLSPIITAPVSVPKDDRP from the coding sequence ATGCTGCCAGGAAAACTCGTTAGTCTGCTCCTGGGCCTGGTCTTCGGTGGCTTGCTGCTGGCATTGCCGCCGATGAAGGTCTTTATGATCGTCGTCGGCCTGGGCGTGGCGCTGACCCTGATCCGCAAACCGTTGTGGGGCTTGCTGATCTTTGCGGTCCTGGCCACCAGCATTCCCTATACCACCTTGCAGTTGGGGATCCGCACCACCATCAGCGAGGCGGTGCTGGGGCTGACCTGGGCCGGGGTGTTCTGGCAATCGTTTATTGGCAAGACCCGTGGCTTCATGGTCTGGCGCCCCACCGAACGGGCGCTGATGTGGCTGATGCTGTTCAGCACCATTCCGTTTATCTGGGGCATGATCATCATCCACGCCGAAGGCAACGGGCCGGTGAACTGGGTGCGCTGGCTGATGAACCTGTCGCTGCTGTTTATCGTGCCGCTGCTGCTGCGCACCGATGCCGACCGTGACAAAGTGGTGGTCGCCCTGCTGCTGGGCAACCTGGCGATGCTGTCACTGTCGATCTTCATGTTCCTCAAGACGCGCAACGCGATGTCAATGATCGACATCCTCACCGACCTCAAATACGCCCACCCTGAGGCGGTGAAAGATATCTTCTCGGCCAACTACAAGCGCATGGCCTCGCCCTGGGTCCACCCGAACCTGACCGGTGGCGTGCTGGTGCTGTTTATCCCGCTGGCGCTGTTCTATGGCTGGACCCGCACCGGCTGGCGTCGCGCCCTGGGCCTGGCAGTGGCGGTGCTCGGGTGCGCCGGCCTGCTGCTGAGTATCTCCCGCGGCGCGATTGTGGCCCTGGCACTGATCCTGATCTGGCTCACCTACAAGCGCGTGCCCCACAGCGGGCGGATCATTGGCATCGGCGTGGCGTTTGTGATTGCCCTGGTGATGTTCTACCCACCGTTGCAGGACCGTTTGATGACGATGTTCTCGACCAGCAACGCCAGTACCGAGATCCGCTTCGACGAGTACGCCAGGTTCCCTGATGCGATGAGCAGGTACCCACTGGGGATCGGCTTCAAGATCGACCCGCCGGTGCCGGGCACTAACCTGCTGGGGATTTCCAACCTGTGGCTCAACTTCATCTACAAGGTCGGCCTTCCGGGAATGTTGCTGTTTATCGCCGTCACCGTGTTGTGGTGGCGTGAAGTGCGGCCGCTGGGATCGGTGCGCAAAGTCACCGCCGACAACGCCCTGTGGCTGGGCAGCGTGTGCGGTGTGCTGGCGGCGCTGCTGACCGGGATTTTCGACCACTACTTCAGCTTTACCTTTGTATTGATCGCGCTGTTTTGGCTGTTGATGGGCATCAGCCTGCAACAGGTACGCCTGAGCCCGATCATTACCGCTCCTGTTTCCGTGCCAAAGGATGACCGACCATGA
- a CDS encoding glycosyltransferase family 4 protein has product MRVALDYRPATVAPSSGIARQVLALEQALRARDDTDVVLLSEAPLDPPQRETAVCPAWASPLEGLQRPQVRLRFERGFLPRAIHEQRIELYIATANMGLPLCRKPAGTRYVLVLHDLFQLTQRNFHRSRLKALAYRLIDGASIAWSVWQADRVWCPSQFSCDEAARLFPWARAKFRVLNNLVPAFTAAPEPLPAGVPARYWLVVGTREPRKNMAFFLAQWQASRALDPNVPDLVLVGHASDVPATLGELPGLHWHSGLSDGQLQALYRHAAYLWQPSYAEGFGLPVVEALSVGTPVAVARGSALDEVAPPTAPRFAPRDAGQLHALMLSLAAPGATVDPELQRTWARQFAEPAYRLHLDKLLKELNR; this is encoded by the coding sequence ATGCGCGTAGCCCTGGATTATCGCCCCGCCACGGTCGCGCCTTCGTCGGGCATTGCCCGTCAGGTCCTGGCCCTGGAGCAGGCCTTGCGCGCCCGGGATGACACTGACGTGGTGCTGTTGAGCGAGGCGCCACTGGATCCCCCCCAGCGCGAAACGGCGGTTTGCCCGGCCTGGGCCAGCCCACTGGAAGGCCTGCAACGCCCCCAGGTACGGCTGCGTTTCGAACGTGGCTTCCTGCCCCGGGCGATCCACGAACAGCGGATCGAGCTGTACATCGCCACGGCCAATATGGGCTTGCCCCTGTGCCGCAAACCCGCGGGCACCCGCTATGTGCTGGTGCTGCACGATCTGTTTCAACTGACCCAGCGCAACTTCCATCGCTCCAGGCTCAAGGCCCTGGCCTATCGCCTGATTGATGGCGCGTCGATTGCCTGGTCGGTGTGGCAGGCGGACCGGGTGTGGTGCCCGTCGCAGTTTTCGTGCGATGAAGCCGCGCGCCTGTTCCCCTGGGCGCGGGCCAAGTTCCGGGTGTTGAATAACCTGGTGCCGGCGTTCACCGCGGCGCCCGAGCCGCTGCCCGCAGGCGTGCCGGCGCGCTATTGGCTGGTGGTGGGCACCCGTGAGCCACGCAAGAACATGGCGTTTTTTCTGGCGCAATGGCAAGCCAGCCGCGCCCTGGACCCGAACGTGCCAGACCTGGTGCTGGTGGGCCACGCCAGCGATGTGCCGGCGACCCTCGGCGAGTTGCCCGGCCTGCATTGGCACAGCGGGTTATCCGACGGCCAGCTGCAGGCGCTCTACCGGCATGCCGCATACCTGTGGCAGCCTTCCTATGCCGAAGGGTTTGGCTTGCCGGTAGTGGAGGCACTGAGTGTCGGCACGCCAGTCGCGGTCGCCCGTGGTTCGGCCCTGGATGAAGTGGCGCCCCCCACGGCGCCGCGCTTTGCCCCCCGCGACGCCGGGCAACTGCATGCATTGATGCTGTCACTGGCGGCACCTGGGGCCACGGTCGACCCCGAACTGCAACGCACGTGGGCCCGGCAATTTGCCGAACCGGCCTATCGCCTGCACCTGGATAAACTGCTCAAGGAATTGAACCGCTAA
- a CDS encoding glycosyltransferase family 4 protein, with translation MRILWIVPYLPWPMTSGGKTRQYHLLRTLSERGHRITLLVQSKTPADAAVHAALEPLLERLIVAPRRPLKHPMTLLAGVFAPWPLLTTVNGLSPGLQARFSELLEETWDVIQVEHSYSLQPYLNILQQQSRDFVLTEHNLESSLGGATYDRFPKWAAPFVRYDQWRCRQWERKAFDAACHVVAVTQADAQAIGQLTATPVSVVVNGVDSRAFSEVRADAQSQRLLFVGNYEYAPNLDAVQWLLDDIFPRVWLQCPGARLAVAGFGLPEPWRERWPDERIEWQGFVPDLTALQRRCAGFVAALRHGGGSKLKVLEAMAAGLPLVSTAQGVSGLAVEAQVHYLAGESSAALADAIVRLLDEPTQARQLADAARDYARNYHDWAVAGNELEQIYRTLPPHQEPQACA, from the coding sequence GTGAGAATCCTGTGGATTGTGCCCTATCTGCCGTGGCCGATGACCAGCGGCGGCAAGACCCGGCAGTACCATTTGCTGCGCACCTTGAGTGAGCGCGGGCATCGCATCACCTTGCTGGTGCAATCGAAGACACCAGCCGATGCCGCCGTGCACGCGGCCCTTGAGCCCTTGCTCGAACGCCTGATCGTGGCACCGCGCCGGCCCCTGAAGCATCCCATGACCCTGCTCGCCGGGGTGTTTGCGCCGTGGCCGCTGCTGACCACGGTCAACGGCCTGTCGCCGGGGTTGCAGGCGCGCTTTAGCGAACTGCTGGAGGAAACCTGGGATGTGATCCAGGTCGAGCACAGCTATAGCCTGCAACCGTACCTCAATATTTTGCAGCAGCAATCGCGGGATTTCGTGCTCACCGAACATAACCTGGAATCGAGCCTGGGCGGCGCCACCTATGACCGCTTCCCGAAATGGGCCGCACCGTTCGTGCGCTACGACCAGTGGCGCTGCCGGCAGTGGGAACGCAAGGCGTTTGATGCAGCGTGCCATGTGGTGGCCGTGACCCAGGCCGATGCCCAGGCCATCGGCCAACTGACCGCCACACCGGTAAGCGTGGTGGTCAATGGCGTTGATAGCCGTGCATTCAGCGAGGTCCGCGCCGATGCACAGAGCCAGCGCCTGTTGTTTGTCGGCAACTACGAGTACGCGCCCAACCTTGATGCGGTGCAGTGGCTGCTCGACGACATCTTCCCCAGGGTCTGGTTGCAGTGCCCCGGCGCGCGCCTGGCGGTGGCGGGCTTTGGCTTGCCTGAACCCTGGCGCGAGCGCTGGCCGGACGAGCGTATTGAATGGCAGGGTTTTGTCCCCGACCTGACCGCCTTGCAGCGCCGCTGCGCAGGTTTTGTCGCCGCGCTGCGCCATGGGGGTGGCTCCAAACTCAAAGTGCTGGAAGCGATGGCCGCCGGCCTGCCGCTGGTGAGCACCGCCCAGGGCGTGTCCGGGCTGGCGGTTGAGGCGCAGGTGCACTATCTGGCCGGGGAAAGCAGCGCGGCCCTGGCCGATGCCATCGTGCGCCTGCTGGACGAACCGACGCAGGCCAGGCAACTGGCGGATGCCGCGCGGGACTACGCGCGCAACTATCACGACTGGGCGGTGGCCGGTAACGAACTGGAGCAGATCTACCGCACCTTGCCCCCCCATCAGGAGCCCCAAGCATGCGCGTAG